From Rhodamnia argentea isolate NSW1041297 chromosome 10, ASM2092103v1, whole genome shotgun sequence, a single genomic window includes:
- the LOC115749267 gene encoding protein DETOXIFICATION 53-like — MGSTSESAGTLSSDHFDSVKEEEEEEEEEEEDNDGESNGEEATTSGSTEGRFLRRLSRRFPVIAALQKLPLNQAGEELQSLMKIACPIVMTTLLIFSRSVISMLFLSHLGKEELAGGALALGFSNITGNSILKGLAIGMDPICAQAFGAKRWSVMSQTYQKTLCLMLLVCVPISALWLHMESIFGWLGQDPEITHIAQVYMVFSIPELFAQACLHPLRIFLRTQGVTTPLTIACVWSVILHMPINYFLVVYLGLGVKGVSLALSWNTINLNLGLLIYLAASPTTLKPWHGAGFSSILQGWRPLLALALPSCVSVCLEWWWYEIMLFLCGLISNPKASVAAMGILIQTTGLLYTFPFSLSSGLSARIGQALGGGNHLQAQLVTIIGIAAAVAFGIAALIFMIAIRSVWGRIYTDDPQVLKLVSSALPILGLCELGNSPQTASCGVLTGTARPNIGVRINLFSFYLVGLPVAVLTTFQFKIGFRGLWFGLLASQISCVCLMTYTLIQTDWKHQVKRADELTTVPNASHQNDLESGLLSDQ, encoded by the exons ATGGGCTCGACTAGCGAATCTGCTGGAACTCTAAGCAGTGACCATTTTGATAGcgtaaaggaagaagaagaagaggaggaggaggaggaggaggacaatgACGGCGAGAGTAACGGGGAAGAAGCAACAACTAGCGGATCTACAGAGGGCAGATTCTTGCGCAGGCTTTCTCGGAGATTCCCGGTCATTGCCGCTCTCCAAAAGCTTCCCTTGAACCAG GCCGGAGAGGAATTACAGTCACTCATGAAGATCGCGTGCCCCATTGTGATGACCACACTGCTCATCTTCTCGAGGTCGGTGATCTCCATGCTCTTCCTGAGCCATCTCGGCAAGGAGGAGCTAGCCGGCGGGGCCCTTGCCCTCGGCTTCAGCAACATCACAGGCAACTCAATCCTGAAGGGCCTCGCGATAGGCATGGACCCGATCTGCGCCCAGGCCTTCGGGGCCAAGCGGTGGTCGGTCATGAGCCAGACGTACCAGAAGACCCTCTGCCTGATGCTTCTCGTGTGCGTCCCCATATCGGCCCTCTGGCTCCACATGGAGTCGATCTTCGGCTGGCTCGGCCAGGACCCGGAGATCACCCACATTGCCCAGGTCTACATGGTGTTCTCAATCCCCGAGCTCTTCGCTCAGGCTTGCCTCCATCCATTGAGAATTTTTCTGAGGACTCAGGGCGTGACCACACCTCTCACAATAGCCTGTGTCTGGTCGGTGATCCTGCACATGCCCATCAACTACTTCCTGGTGGTCTACTTGGGCCTCGGTGTGAAGGGTGTGTCGCTCGCCCTCAGTTGGAACACCATTAACCTCAACCTCGGCCTGCTCATCTATCTGGCCGCATCACCGACGACCCTGAAGCCATGGCACGGGGCTGGCTTCTCCTCAATCCTCCAGGGGTGGCGGCCGCTTCTGGCCCTGGCCTTGCCGAGCTGTGTCTCAGTGTGCCTCGAGTGGTGGTGGTACGAGATCATGCTCTTCCTGTGCGGTCTGATCAGCAACCCCAAGGCCTCAGTCGCGGCAATGGGAATATTGATTCAAACGACCGGGTTGTTGTACACGTTCCCGTTCTCACTCAGCTCGGGCCTGTCTGCACGCATCGGGCAGGCCCTGGGCGGGGGCAACCACCTCCAGGCCCAGCTCGTAACCATCATCGGGATAGCTGCGGCGGTCGCCTTCGGGATTGCTGCCCTCATCTTCATGATCGCCATCCGGTCGGTGTGGGGCCGGATCTACACAGACGATCCGCAGGTCCTCAAATTGGTCTCCTCGGCGCTCCCGATCCTCGGCCTTTGCGAGCTCGGGAACTCCCCTCAAACCGCATCCTGCGGGGTACTGACGGGGACAGCCCGGCCCAACATTGGGGTCCGTATAAACCTCTTCTCATTCTACTTGGTCGGATTGCCCGTCGCGGTGCTCACGACGTTCCAATTCAAGATTGGATTCCGCGGGCTGTGGTTCGGCCTGCTGGCATCCCAGATCTCTTGTGTGTGCTTGATGACTTACACATTGATTCAGACGGATTGGAAGCATCAGGTCAAGAGGGCCGACGAGCTGACCACGGTCCCAAACGCCAGCCACCAGAATGATTTAGAGTCTGGCCTGCTCTCCGATCAGTGA